Within the Arachis duranensis cultivar V14167 chromosome 10, aradu.V14167.gnm2.J7QH, whole genome shotgun sequence genome, the region CACCGCGCCTCTTCTTCAAATGCTAGTAGCAACCATCCTATCCCAATAGCGTATATTTGGATCTCAATATGAAATCATCTTTCTTGCAAGACCCGTTCGGATAAGGGAAAATTCCAGAGATTGCTTCAAAGTAAGATTGTTGCATTAACCCTCTTCTAAACCTTGGCGGAGGGGTTGAGAGGAAAAGGAAATCCAAATCCCACTCCTCTCACTCcccattttttaagaaaaaggtcCCGCGCCCTAAGAAGGGGCCCTCTCTGATAAGGAAGGAAACAAAAAATTCTCTATTTTATGATAATCCGATCTGATGGTTGTTCTCCACCATTCACAAGGATATAGGGACTTTATATCTCATCTTCGATGCCATTGCTGAAGTGATGGACAAATGCTTCTCAATATTGATTCTTATGCAATTAGCACAACCTGGCGATCAAATTCTTGGTGGGAATCATCAACTTTATAGTGTTTCAATAACGGCTCACGCTTttataatgaattttttttttatggttatgCCTGCCGGCAATGATAAATGAATCTAGTAATTCTGTAATTGGtctgttttgatttttataGGTGTACATGACATAGCATTTTCAAGGTTAAACAATATTTCATTCTAGTTGTTGCCACCAAGTCTCTTGCTCCTATTAAGGTCGGCCTTAGTAGAAATGGGTAGCAGCACTGGATGGACAATCTATCCGCCTTTAAGTGGTATTACCAGCCATTTTAGAGCGTTTCATTCATTTTAGGCTCTATAAATTTGATAACATGTGTGGACCTGGAATGACTATGCATAGATCACCCGTATTTGTGTGGTCCGTTCCAGTAACAACATTTCCACTGTTATTATCACTTTCAGTACTAGCAGGGGCTATTACAATGTTAAATGACCGATAGAAACTTTAATACAACCTTTTCTGATTCCGCAGGAGGAGGGACTCCATATTATAGCAGCATCTCTTTCGGTTCTTCGGTCATCCAGAGGTGTATATTCCCATCTCCTGGATCCGGTAGCATAAGTCATGTCTGTTTCTACTTTTTTAAAAACTGGTCTTTGGATATCTAGGCATGGTTTATGCCATGATATTTTTTTGGACTTGATTAATGCCATGATCCGTATAGGTGTTTTCAGATTTCTTGTTTGGGCTCATCATACATTTACTGTGGGCTCCTTTGATACACATGCCTACTTCACTGCAGGTACCATGATCATATCTGTCCCCACAGGAACGAAAATCTTTAGTTGGATCGCTACCATGGGGGGGCTCGATACAACATCAAACACTCATGTTATTTGACCAGAGTTCATCTTTTTATTCACCATAGGAAGACTTCCTGGGGGTAGTCCCGGCTAAGTCTAAACTGAACATTTCCATTATGTATTTTCTATGGGAGCtatttttgctttatttgcagGACTTCACTATTTGGTAGGTAAAATCTTTGGTCAGACATATCTTGAAACTTTAGGTAAATCTATTTTTGAATCACTTTTTTCCGGATGAATCCAATCCTCTTTCCCACGCATTTCTTTGGACTTTCGGGTATGCCGCATCACATTTCAGATTATCCATATGCCTACGCTGGATGGAATGCCCTTAGTAGTTTTGGCTCTTATATATCCGTAGCTAGGATTCGTTGTTTGTTCATAGTAGTAACAATCACTTTAAGCAATGGAAACAACATAACAAAGGCAAACATTCCTTGGGCTGTTGAACAAAATTCAACCACACTAGAATGGCCGATACAAAGTCCTCCAGCTTTTCATACTTATAGAGAACTTCCAGCTAtgtaaagtaaaagaaaatgtcGCCAACTGCTACTAAGAACCTAACAGAACTTCTCAAAATTTGGGTTCCAACGAACAGCAGTTGAGGACTAACTTCGACCTAATTTTAGAGTTAAGAAAGCAAGCTAAGTTCAGAATGGCTACTCACCAACGGGATGGCAACATATTACTAGGCCAGAGTGCCATATTGAAATTGTATCAAGCTGAGCCGGAGCAGCTCCTACTATGACTGGACAGCAATGGACTCTTTCTCAAGACCCTAACCCTtgcaattatttcaaaaataattctgCCAAAATCTAACTACAAAATGAACTGTCACAATTTGGAATATATGAAGTCATAAGTTGCTCATTGCTGGTTTAACACGGATGGTCTAACATAAGATTCACGTTAAACGAAGAAAAACCCGAAATACTCGCAGAATATCTAAGTATATGCCCTACAGAATTATCTCTAAAAGACCAATAAAGCAAACTGGTACAGAAATATTTTCCATTAAAACAATTTAAACCAACACCCCAAATATAAATATGACTGATTCTGGGGCAGTAAAACCAGAGAACCTCGGCGTTTGGGGGGAATATCAAGCACTTCCTGATAGCACctgcataaaataaatatattaaataattaatgctTCTGAATTAATATACATAAATGTAAAGCAAAATAGAGGCAGACACCTGGGCACAGTTGGGAAGACACCATAAATACAGGTTAAATGAATACACGCAAACAGGAATCTACACCCCATACTAAAATCTTTTAGTTCAAAATCTTTAAATACCTGGTGTGGTGATGCAGATCGCGATCGTGATCTTGGCCTACataattcaataaataataGTTCAGGAACATAACAGTTCAACAATATTACACCATCTGACCCAAATAGCAACCCAAAATCATACTAAACAATACTATAATTTGTATACCTTGAAGCCTTGATTGGGGATGC harbors:
- the LOC127742956 gene encoding cytochrome c oxidase subunit 1-like, which gives rise to MIRIGVFRFLVWAHHTFTVGSFDTHAYFTAGLHYLVGKIFGQTYLETLDYPYAYAGWNALSSFGSYISVARIRCLFIVVTITLSNGNNITKANIPWAVEQNSTTLEWPIQSPPAFHTYRELPAM